The nucleotide window AGTCGAACGTGGGATATTCACACGGTAGTTCGCAGTGGAGCCGGGGTGTGCGTGCTCACCGCGGTAGTGGTGTGAGCAACATTCGTCCTGCCAGTCCCACCGCCGCGTCCAGCCGGAGCGTGAACTCATCGGCGAGATCGGGCAGTTCGCGCAACGCCCACAGGGCGCGCGCGGCCGACCAGGTGGCCTCCCGGGCCCGCTCCAGACTCCATGAACCGAGCAGATGCGTGAGCGGATCGGCGATCTGGAGCAGATCGGGACCCGGCATCAGCTCTTCGCGGATGCGCTCCTCCAACGAGACGAGGAGATCGCCCACGTGGTCGAACTCGTCCTCCAGATCGACGGGTTCGCAGCCGAGCGTACGACTCGCGTCCACCACGGCGAGCGCCAGATCGTGCCCGATGTGCGCGTTGATGCCCGCCAACGCGAACTGCAGCGGCCGTACGCCGGGATGGCGACGCAACTGCAGCACCGGCCGCCAGCACGCGGGCGCGGGGCCTCCCTCGGCCACCGTCAGATACCGCTCGGCGAACCGCGTGTCCAGTGCGATCGCGGCCTCGGCGTCCGGGAACACACCGGCGTCGACGCATCGGCCGATCGACTCCGTGACGGAGAGGTAGACGCGGTTGAAGACCGCGAGCCCGTCCCTCTCGGGCAGGGTCGCGTCGAGGGCGCGCATACGGGAGACGACTGCGTCCACGGAGTCGATGGAATTGGTGAAATGTTCCAACTGCGCCATAGGGGCAGGGTCCCAGGCCTAGGCTGATCCGGGTGCCGCCGGGCCCGGCGCTTCCCCAGAACGGGGGAACAGCTGTGGCGGGAGGCGCGGACCGGCCGCGTACGGGCCATGCACGGGCGGTATTCGGGCCAAGGCTTCGAGGGAGCGGTGTCCGGGGGAGTGTTCGGGGCGTCCGAGGGGGAGCGTCAGGGAGTCGCCCGGGGACGTCGGGAAGTGTCGGGGGAGTGGGGGGAGTTCCACGTGTCAGGCTTACGGGCCCAGCGCCTGGCCGCACGCAGGGCCGAGCGCAGGCGCGCCGCCCGGCGTCACGCCATGGTCGCCGCCGCGTCGGTGGTCGCCGCAGTCGGAACGGTCACCGGCATGGTGACCGCCCTGGACGGTGACAGAGGATCCGACGAGGCGCGGCCCCAGGCGACCCGCTCGCCCACGCTCCGGCTCCACCCGGTCCCGCCGACCCCGGTGCTTCCGTCCCCGTCCCGGACATCGGCATCGCCGACGCCGACGGAGTCTTCGCAGGAGCCCAGTGCGCCACCGACCCCGGACGAACCCGAGGACGGAGAGGGGCCCGTGGACGACCCGGCGACGCGGCTCTACCGCCACTCCGGCTCACAGGTCCTCGACTGGGTCCGGGCCAACCCGGACGACCCGCGCAGCGCCGTCATCGAGTCCCGGATCGCCGACCACCCGGCGGCCGTCTGGTTCACCGACCCCACCCCGGCCACCGTCACCGCGCAGGTCCGGGCCGTCGCCTCCGGCGGCGCCGAGCAGGGCCGGGTGCCGGTCGTCGTGGCGTACGCGATCCCGGACCGCGACTGCGGCGGGGCCTCGCAGGGCGGGGCGGCGAGCCTGGACGCGTACGACGACTGGATCGACGCGTTCGCCGCCGGGCTGGGCTCGGACGAGGTCATCGTCATCCTGGAGCCCGACGCGATCGCCCAGTCCGACTGTCTCTCCGCCGGCGCCCGGGCCGACCGCTTCGCCTCGCTGGCCCGCGCGGGCCGCGTCCTGAAGTCGGCGAACCCCGAGGCCCGCGTCTACCACGACGCCGGGCACTCCGGGTGGAACACCGCGGACAAGCAGGCCGCGCTGCTCCGCGAGGCGGGCGCCGCCTCGGCGGCCTCCTCCGACGGCGTCTTCAGCAATGTGTCGAACTTCAACCGGACCGACGCCGAGGTCGCCTATGTCCGCCGGGTCCTGGACGACCTGGGCGGCCCCGCCGATCTCGGCGCCGTCATCGACACCAGCCGCAACGGCAACGGCGCCCCCGTCGACGGCGAGTGGTGCGACCCCGTCGGCCGCGCACTCGGCCGGGCGCCGACACTGAACACCGGGGAGGATCGGGTCGACGCGTATCTGTGGGTGAAGCTCCCGGGGGAGTCGGACGGCTGCCGGGGGGACGCGGGGGCGTTCTCGCCGCAGTACGCGTACGAGCTGGCGCTGCGCTGAGCCCGGTGCCGGTGCCGGTGCCGGTGCCGGTGGTCGGTCGGCTCGGGCAGGTCGCGTCAGTGTCCAACGGCACATCCATCGCAGGTGAGCGTTTGCTTAGGATGATCGCGTCCGACAGTCGCTTTCCAGCCGCCCTCAGGAGCACCACCCGTGACCGCCGAAGCCCCCGCAGCCCCTGCCGTCGCCTACGGCCGGCTCGTTCCCGTCGCCGTGCACTTCGACGACCTGGACGCGCTGGGCATGCTGCACAACGCCCGCTATCCGCTGATGGTCGAGCGCGCCTGGACCCAGCACTGGCGGGAGCGGGGCTGGGGCTTCGACGGTGACTGGACGGCGGCCGGCGACTTCTGCAACGCGGTCAAGGAACTGCGGATCAGCTACGAGGCGCCGGTGACCAGCCCGGGCGCGTACGCCACGCACCTGTGGCTGGAACGGCTCGGCACCACCGGCCTGACGTACGGCTTCCGCTTCTGCTCGGCCGACGGCTCGGTGACGTACGCCCACGGCACCCGCGTCCTGGTCCGGCTGGACGCGGGCACCCTGCGGCCGGCGCCGTGGAGCGAGCGGTTCAGGACCGTGGGCCGGGAACTGCTGCGTCCGGCCGACTGACCTTCGGGCGGTCCCGGTCGCCGGTGCGCAGCACGCCGGCGAACACCGCGAGCCCGCATGCCAGCACCGTCACCAGACCGAACGACACGACGAGACTGGTGGCTTGAGCGAGCCCGCCGATCGCACTCGGCGCGACCAGTCCCGAGGTGTAGGTGATGGTGGCGACGCCCGCGATGGCCTGGCTGGGGTTCGGGCCGCTGCGGCCCGCCGCGGCGAAGCAGAGCGGGACGACCACGGCGATACCGAGGCCCATCAGCGCGAAGCCGGTCATCGCCACCACCGGGTGGTTCGCGACGACGACGAGCAGACCGCCGAGCGCGGCGAGCACTCCGCCCGCCCGTACGGTACGCACGGAGCCGAAGCGGTTCACGACGGCGTCGCCCGCGATCCGGGCGATGGCCATGGTGAGCATGAAACCGGTGGTGGACGCCGCCGCGAGCCCAGCTGAGCTGTCGAGCCGGTCGCGGAGATAGACCGCCGACCAGTCCAGCGCGGCCCCCTCCGCGAACACCGCGCAGAACCCGACCGCGCCGATGAGCAGTGCCGACCTCGGCGGCAGCGCGAAGCGGGGCGGCGGCTCCTCGTCCTCGGTGGGCCTGAGGTCCAGCACCCACTGACAGGCGATGAGCCCGAGCGCGGTGAGGACGGCCGCCGCCAGCGCGTGGTGCAGCCGGGCGTCCGAGCCCAGATGCGCGGCGAGCGTGCCGGCCGCCGAGCCGACGAGGGCGCCCGCGCTCCACATGCCGTGCAGGCCCGACATGATCGACTTGCCGAGGCGGTTCTCGACCTCGACGCCGAGCGCGTTCATCGCCACGTCCGCCATGCCGGCCGTCGCGCCGTACACGAAGAGGGCGAGGCACAGCGTGTACAGGTTCGGCGCCAGCGACGGCAGGGCCAGGGCGAGTGTCCACAGCGAGATCAGCCCGCGCATCGCGGTACGGGCGCCGAAGGTGTGGGTGATCCGGCTCGCGAGCGGCATCGCCAGGGACGCGCCGATCGCCGGGAAGGCGAGCGCGAGGCCGAGCTGGCCCGCGCTGACGGAGGCGTGGTCCTGGATCCAGGGGACGCGGGTCGCGAACGAGCCGGTGACGCCGCCGTGCACGGCGAACACGGCCGCCACGGCGTACCGGGCGCGCCTCACGTCGCGCTGCTGCTGGACCACTTCACTCATTCTCGGCCCTCCTGGCGCCGGTGTCGGACCGCGCTCGGATGCCCGCTCGCGCCGCCGTAAACTATCAGGGACCCTTCCTGATGGATAGAGCGCGACAGGCTGGGTGGAGGGCCCGTCGATCTGGAAGGATCCCGGCATGCCCGCATCACCGAGCACCGCTCGGGCCATCAACGACCGGCTCGCCCTGCGACTGCTGCAGCAGGAAGGCCCATTGACGGCCGGACAGCTGAAGCAGCTCACCGGCCTGTCCCGGCCGACCGTCGCCGACCTCGTCGAACGTCTGTCCGTGTCCGGTCTGATAGAGGTGGTCGGGGAGTCGGGCGAGCAGCGACGCGGCCCGAACGCCAAGCTCTACGGCATCGTCGCCGACCGGGCCCACCTGGCGGCGCTGGACGTCCGTACGGAGGGCGTCTCGGTCGTGGTCTGCGACCTGCTCGGGTCGGTCCTCGCCGAGGCGTCCGTGCCGATCGGCGACGACACCGGCACCGGGCCCGCGGTGGAGCAGGCGGTCGGGCTGGTCGAGCGGGCGGTGAAGGAGGCGGGCGCCGACCGGCTGCACACGGTGGGCATCGGCGCCCCCGGCCTGATCGACCCCGCGACGGGTGAACTCCGCGACTCCTCCGGCCTCCCGGAATGGCATCGCCGCCTCGTCGCCGCCCTGCAGGAACGGCTCCCTGAGGCCCGGGTCCTGGTCGAGAACGAGACCAACCTCGCCGCCCTCGCCGAACAGCGCGAGGGCGCCGCCCGAGACCGCGACACCTTCGTGCTCCTCTGGCTCGGCCTCGGCACCGGCGCCGCGGTCGTCCTCGACGGCGCCCTCCGCCGCGGCGCCTCCGGCGGCACGGGCGAGATCGGCTTCCTCCCGGTCCCGGGCACGTCCGGACTCCCCTCGGCGACCGACTGCGCGGGCGGGTTCCACTCGCTGGCCGGGGCCGCGGCGATCGCGGAACTGGCGAGGGAGTACGGGGTCGTGGCCGAGGCGACGGCCGGACAGGGGCTGCACGCGGCGGCGGGGGTGGTCCGCGCGGCTGTGGCCGAGGTCGCGGGCTTGTCGGCGGACGCCGAGCCTGGTTCGACTCACGTGCCCGGCCCTTCGGCGGAGGGTGCGGGTGGTGCGGCGGGTGGTGTTTCGGCAGGCGCGCCCGGCCTTTCGGTGCGGAGGGCGGGTACGGCGACGGGGACGGTTCCGGCAGACGCGCCTGGCCCTTCGGCGGAGAGGGCGGGTGGTGTTTCGCCAGGCGTGCCCGGCCTTTCGGCGGAGGGTGCGGGTGGTGCGGCGGGTGGTGTTTCGCCAGGCGCGCCCGGCCATCGGGTGGAGGGCGCGGGGCATGCGACAGGCACGGCTCGGCTGGACGCGCCCGGCCCTCCGGTGCAGTCGGCCAAGGGCGCGAGTTACGCGACGGATACGGCTCCGCCAGACGACCCCCACCCCTCGGCGGAGCCCGGCGCCCGCTTCCTCGACGCCCTCGCCGGCCGGCTGGCCCTCGGCGCGGCCTCTGTCGTCGCCGTCCTGGACCCCGGTCGCGTACTGCTCGGCGGCGAGGTGGGTGAGGCCGGCGGGGCCGTCCTCGCCGCCCGTGTCGAGGCCCGGCTGTCCGCCATGTCTCCGCTGCCGACCGAGGTCCGGCCGAGCGCGCTCGGTGGTGCCGGCGTACTGCGCGGTGCGCTGCTCATGGCCCGGGACGCGGCGCAGGACGAACTCTTCGCCCCACCGACCCGATGACGCCCGACGCCGGCCGAAACCCTGCCGGCCCGATGGCGCACAGCGCTCCCCGGCTGCTCCCGCCGCGCAACCAAGGCCTCCCCTCCTTGGCCGCTCGCCCCACTCACCCCCTACTTCACTTCCGCCCACCCCTGAACCGCCCCGCCAGGTACTCCTCGAACGTCCCCTTCCCCACCGCCTTGTCCGGCGTCAGATGATCCCCTGACCGGAAAGCCCGGTACGCCGCCCCGAACAGGGGGACGCTCAGGATCGGGCGGCGGCGCCCCGTGGCCGCGAGGTAGGCGCGGGCCAGGTCCGGGAACGTGCGGATCTCGGGGCCGCCCATGTCGTCGACGCGCCCGGCGGGGGCGCCCGCGGCCAGCTCGGCGAGGCGGTCTGCGACCTCGGCGACGGCCACGGGCTGGTCACTCAGACCGGCCGGCAGCAGCATGACCGGCGGCTTCGACAGCGCCTGGAAGAGCTGGACCACCAGGTCGTGGAACTGGGTCGCCCGGAGCGTCGTCCAGCCCAGCCCCGACTCCTCGACCAACCGCTCCACGGCCAGCTTGGCCTTGTAATAGCCGAACGGCACCCGGTCCACCCCGACGATCGAGATGTAGACCAGATGGCCCACACCGGCCCGGCGCGCCGCCCCGATCAGGTTCGCCGCCGCCTTCTCGTCACCTCCGCGGGGCGTACTCGCGCAGTGCACGACCGTGTCCACGCCCGCAAGCGCCGCGTCCAGCCCGCCACCACCCGCGATCAGGTCGACGGCGTACGGCTGTGCGTGCCGGCTGAGCACCCGCACCTCGTGCCCGTCCGCCCGCAGCCGGTCGGCGACGGGCCGGCCGAGGGTTCCGGTGCCGCCTGTCACCAGGATCGTCGTCATGCTTTTCAGCCCTTTCGGACAGCGGACGCTCCCTGCTGGAACGTCCTCCGGCAGGTACGACCGGACAGCCCCGCGAAATGTGACAGCCGGGCGGAAAATCTTCGGCCGATCTCACCGGTCGACCAGTTGCCGCCCCGCGAACTCCAGCTTCTCCGGATTCATCACGACCCGCACGCCCGTCACGGCCTCGCCCCGGAAGTCGAAGGAGACCGTGCCGACCAGGGTCTCCCCGCTCAGCGCGAGCAGCGCGGGCGAGCCGTTGACCTCGGCCGGGGCGAAGTCCAGGCCCTCGGCGAAGCGTGGCCAGCCGCGCAGCACCAGCCGCAGCACCTTCTCGCGCCCCTCGATCGGCCGCAGGGCCGCGCTGACCTTGCCGCCGCCGTCGGACCACCAGGTCACGTCCGCGGCGAAGAGTTTCTCCAGCCCGGCCAGATCGCCGTCCCGGGCCGCCGCGAGAAAGGACTCCACGAGCCCCGCCCGCTGCTCCGGCGCCGACTCGAACCGGGCCTCGGACACGGCCACCCGCCGGGCCGCCCGCCGATGCAGCTGACGGCAGTGGGTCTCGGTCAGATCCAGTACGCCCGAGATCTCGCGGTACCCGTACGCGAAGGCCTCCCGCAGCACGTACACGGCACGTTCGGTCGGCGTGAGCCGCTCCAGCAGGACCAGCAGCGCGAGCGACACCTCGTCGCGCCGCTCGGCCGACTCCAGGGGGCCGAGCGTGCCGTCGGAGGTCAGCACCGGCTCCGGCAGCCAGGACCCGGTGTACCGCTCGCGGCGCGCCCGCGCGGAGGTCAGCCGGTTGAGGCAGAGGTTGGTGACGACCTTGGCGAGCCAGGCGGCGGGCTGATCGATGACCGTACGGTCGGCGCCGCTGAAGCGCAGATACGCGTCCTGCACGGCGTCCTCGGCATCCGCGGCGGAGCCCAGCAGGCGATAGGCCAGGCCGAACAGGCGCGGCCGGTGTGTCTCGAATTCGTCGGCGGTCGTCGTCACCCTCCCACCCTGCCACCGGCGTAAGGGGACCCGGCGGCGGGGCAAGGGCCGTCATCACCGCCGCCGGGCCGTCATCGGGCGGGCGTACCCGTGGTGTCACCAGTCCGGTTCCAGGTCCGGGTAAGTCCGGTTCCAGGTCCGGGTACCCCGCGACGGCAGAATCTAAAAGGACTAGACCAAAGTGGTCAAGGGGTCGCGGACTGTGAGTGGTCCATCGGGCGAGGGAAGTCTCGAGCGAAGTCCAGAGGTGCCGCCTGTGAGCCACCCCACAGACTTCACCCGCATGGGTGCCGATCAGGCGTGGCACACTGGCCCTGTACCAGAAGCAGCGCACTCCGGGGTCGGTGAAAGTCCGAACCGGCGGTTATAGTCCGCGACCCGATCGCTTCCAGTGATCGGTTGACCAGGTGAAATTCCTGGACCGACGGTTAAAGTCCGGATGGGAGGCAGTGCGCGGCGGGCGGGCATTCGTGCGCGCCGCCGTCTGTTTTTGGCCTACCTCAGGCAGGGGTGGGTCTTCACACGGCGTCGCTCCCTGTGCCGCTGTCCGCTCATGTCTGTCGTCTTCGACAGCCCCGGAGTCCGTGCCCTACGAGGCAGGAGGACCCGGGAAGTGTTCACCGGAATCGTCGAAGAGCTGGGTGAGGTCACCGCCGTCGAGAAGCTCGGCGACTCCTCACGCTTCCGTCTGCGTGGCGCGGTCGTCACGCAGGGTGCGCGGCACGGCGACTCCATCGCCGTCAACGGCGTCTGTCTCACGGTCGTGGAGCACGAGGACGACTGGTTCACCGCCGACGTCATGGCGGAGACCCTCGACCGTTCCAGCCTCGGCGCCCTGACCGTCGGCTCCCGCGTCAACCTCGAGCGCCCCATGGCCGTGGGCGAGCGCCTCGGCGGGCACATCGTGCAGGGCCACGTCGACGGCACGGGCGAGGTCATCGAGCGCAAGCCGTCCGAGAACTGGGAGATCGTCAAGATCTCGCTCCCGGCCGACCTCACCCGGTACGTGGTCGAGAAGGGCTCCATCACCGTCGACGGCATCAGCCTCACCGTCGTCGAGGCCGGCCCCGACTACTTCACCGTCAGCCTCATCCCGACCACCCTCGACCTGACCACGCTCGGCCGCAAGCAGCCCGGCGACCCGGTCAACCTCGAGGTCGACGTCATCGCCAAGTACGTCGAGCGGCTGCTGGGACCACAGGGAGCGGCGAAGTGAACTCCCTCAACTCCGTCGCGTTCACCGCCTTCGGCCAGCAGATCCTCTGGTCGGACATGATCGGAAACATTCTCGGCCTGATCGCCCTCGCCCTGGGTGCCCTGCGCTCCATCTGGAACTGGCCCGTCCAGTTCCTCTCCGGCCTCGTCCTCTTCGGCGCCTTCGTCGGCCATCTGACCGGCAGCGCCGGCAAGCAGGTCATCGTCATGGCCGTCGCCGCGTACGGCTGGTGGCAGTGGAACCGCAACAAGGGCCAGACCGGAGACGGCCACATCAAGGTCCGGTTCGCCACCTGGCGCGAGCGGGCCTTCCTCATCGGCGGCGCCGCGCTCGGCACCCTCGCCGTGGGCGGCCTCTTCACCGCGTACCCCACCCTGTCCTGGGACCCCTGGCCGGACGCGTACATCTTCACCGGCACGATCGTCGCCATGTACGCCCAGGCGCGCGGCATGGTCGAGTTCTGGTTCGCCTGGCTGCTGGTCGACCTCGTGGGCGTCCCGCTCAACTTCGCCAACGGCTACGCCTTCTCCGGTTTCGTCTACGTCATCTACGGCGCGCTCGTCCTGTGGGGCATGCGCGACTGGTGGCTGCGCACCCGCAAGCCCGCCCTGGAAGGAGCCCCGGCATGACCACGGCGCCGATCCTCTACACCAACGACGACATCGAGAACTTCGCGCTCGACCCCGTCGAACAGGCCATCGCCGACATCGCCGCCGGGCGTCCCATCGTGGTCGTCGACGACGAGGACCGCGAGAACGAGGGCGACCTCGTCATCGCCGCC belongs to Streptomyces graminofaciens and includes:
- a CDS encoding glycoside hydrolase family 6 protein, whose protein sequence is MSGLRAQRLAARRAERRRAARRHAMVAAASVVAAVGTVTGMVTALDGDRGSDEARPQATRSPTLRLHPVPPTPVLPSPSRTSASPTPTESSQEPSAPPTPDEPEDGEGPVDDPATRLYRHSGSQVLDWVRANPDDPRSAVIESRIADHPAAVWFTDPTPATVTAQVRAVASGGAEQGRVPVVVAYAIPDRDCGGASQGGAASLDAYDDWIDAFAAGLGSDEVIVILEPDAIAQSDCLSAGARADRFASLARAGRVLKSANPEARVYHDAGHSGWNTADKQAALLREAGAASAASSDGVFSNVSNFNRTDAEVAYVRRVLDDLGGPADLGAVIDTSRNGNGAPVDGEWCDPVGRALGRAPTLNTGEDRVDAYLWVKLPGESDGCRGDAGAFSPQYAYELALR
- a CDS encoding RNA polymerase sigma-70 factor, giving the protein MTTTADEFETHRPRLFGLAYRLLGSAADAEDAVQDAYLRFSGADRTVIDQPAAWLAKVVTNLCLNRLTSARARRERYTGSWLPEPVLTSDGTLGPLESAERRDEVSLALLVLLERLTPTERAVYVLREAFAYGYREISGVLDLTETHCRQLHRRAARRVAVSEARFESAPEQRAGLVESFLAAARDGDLAGLEKLFAADVTWWSDGGGKVSAALRPIEGREKVLRLVLRGWPRFAEGLDFAPAEVNGSPALLALSGETLVGTVSFDFRGEAVTGVRVVMNPEKLEFAGRQLVDR
- a CDS encoding SDR family oxidoreductase; translation: MTTILVTGGTGTLGRPVADRLRADGHEVRVLSRHAQPYAVDLIAGGGGLDAALAGVDTVVHCASTPRGGDEKAAANLIGAARRAGVGHLVYISIVGVDRVPFGYYKAKLAVERLVEESGLGWTTLRATQFHDLVVQLFQALSKPPVMLLPAGLSDQPVAVAEVADRLAELAAGAPAGRVDDMGGPEIRTFPDLARAYLAATGRRRPILSVPLFGAAYRAFRSGDHLTPDKAVGKGTFEEYLAGRFRGGRK
- a CDS encoding acyl-CoA thioesterase encodes the protein MTAEAPAAPAVAYGRLVPVAVHFDDLDALGMLHNARYPLMVERAWTQHWRERGWGFDGDWTAAGDFCNAVKELRISYEAPVTSPGAYATHLWLERLGTTGLTYGFRFCSADGSVTYAHGTRVLVRLDAGTLRPAPWSERFRTVGRELLRPAD
- a CDS encoding MFS transporter, which codes for MSEVVQQQRDVRRARYAVAAVFAVHGGVTGSFATRVPWIQDHASVSAGQLGLALAFPAIGASLAMPLASRITHTFGARTAMRGLISLWTLALALPSLAPNLYTLCLALFVYGATAGMADVAMNALGVEVENRLGKSIMSGLHGMWSAGALVGSAAGTLAAHLGSDARLHHALAAAVLTALGLIACQWVLDLRPTEDEEPPPRFALPPRSALLIGAVGFCAVFAEGAALDWSAVYLRDRLDSSAGLAAASTTGFMLTMAIARIAGDAVVNRFGSVRTVRAGGVLAALGGLLVVVANHPVVAMTGFALMGLGIAVVVPLCFAAAGRSGPNPSQAIAGVATITYTSGLVAPSAIGGLAQATSLVVSFGLVTVLACGLAVFAGVLRTGDRDRPKVSRPDAAVPGPRS
- a CDS encoding nicotinamide mononucleotide transporter family protein — protein: MNSLNSVAFTAFGQQILWSDMIGNILGLIALALGALRSIWNWPVQFLSGLVLFGAFVGHLTGSAGKQVIVMAVAAYGWWQWNRNKGQTGDGHIKVRFATWRERAFLIGGAALGTLAVGGLFTAYPTLSWDPWPDAYIFTGTIVAMYAQARGMVEFWFAWLLVDLVGVPLNFANGYAFSGFVYVIYGALVLWGMRDWWLRTRKPALEGAPA
- a CDS encoding ROK family transcriptional regulator gives rise to the protein MPASPSTARAINDRLALRLLQQEGPLTAGQLKQLTGLSRPTVADLVERLSVSGLIEVVGESGEQRRGPNAKLYGIVADRAHLAALDVRTEGVSVVVCDLLGSVLAEASVPIGDDTGTGPAVEQAVGLVERAVKEAGADRLHTVGIGAPGLIDPATGELRDSSGLPEWHRRLVAALQERLPEARVLVENETNLAALAEQREGAARDRDTFVLLWLGLGTGAAVVLDGALRRGASGGTGEIGFLPVPGTSGLPSATDCAGGFHSLAGAAAIAELAREYGVVAEATAGQGLHAAAGVVRAAVAEVAGLSADAEPGSTHVPGPSAEGAGGAAGGVSAGAPGLSVRRAGTATGTVPADAPGPSAERAGGVSPGVPGLSAEGAGGAAGGVSPGAPGHRVEGAGHATGTARLDAPGPPVQSAKGASYATDTAPPDDPHPSAEPGARFLDALAGRLALGAASVVAVLDPGRVLLGGEVGEAGGAVLAARVEARLSAMSPLPTEVRPSALGGAGVLRGALLMARDAAQDELFAPPTR
- a CDS encoding riboflavin synthase; the encoded protein is MFTGIVEELGEVTAVEKLGDSSRFRLRGAVVTQGARHGDSIAVNGVCLTVVEHEDDWFTADVMAETLDRSSLGALTVGSRVNLERPMAVGERLGGHIVQGHVDGTGEVIERKPSENWEIVKISLPADLTRYVVEKGSITVDGISLTVVEAGPDYFTVSLIPTTLDLTTLGRKQPGDPVNLEVDVIAKYVERLLGPQGAAK
- a CDS encoding DUF5995 family protein; amino-acid sequence: MAQLEHFTNSIDSVDAVVSRMRALDATLPERDGLAVFNRVYLSVTESIGRCVDAGVFPDAEAAIALDTRFAERYLTVAEGGPAPACWRPVLQLRRHPGVRPLQFALAGINAHIGHDLALAVVDASRTLGCEPVDLEDEFDHVGDLLVSLEERIREELMPGPDLLQIADPLTHLLGSWSLERAREATWSAARALWALRELPDLADEFTLRLDAAVGLAGRMLLTPLPR